A stretch of Brassica napus cultivar Da-Ae chromosome C6, Da-Ae, whole genome shotgun sequence DNA encodes these proteins:
- the LOC125588649 gene encoding uncharacterized protein LOC125588649 encodes MCDRVCVGCWSCLPQQLACLASLLVCSRNHVLGSLRSWPLFLSLTMAGELATELTTRTMDMLRTTNLGILSRHSQRMEHWEFSCVTEWRKSCSFLFCCLVALGISL; translated from the exons ATGTGCGATCGTGTTTGCGTTGGCTGCTGGAGCTGCTTACCTCAACAATTGGCTTGTTTGGCCTCTTTATTGGTTTGCTCAAGGAACCATGTTCTGGGCTCTCTTCGTTCTTGGCCTCTATTCTTGTCCCTTACCATGGCTG GAGAATTAGCCACAGAACTCACCACCAGAACCATGGACATGTTGAGAACGACTAATCTTGGCATCCT GTCAAGACATAGTCAAAGAATGGAGCATTGGGAGTTTTCTTGTGTCACGGAGTGGAGGAAGTCTTGTAGTTTTCTGTTTTGTTG